One Triplophysa dalaica isolate WHDGS20190420 chromosome 1, ASM1584641v1, whole genome shotgun sequence DNA segment encodes these proteins:
- the si:dkey-172j4.3 gene encoding diacylglycerol kinase delta isoform X2 has product MSRGLKGPIMPRLCSGDTCCFAPFLFGCDGARQGDVGRLREEDFLETSSSSSGRTTGERQTNGTSICSEKSVKEGLLLKQTSSFQRWKRRYFKLRGRTLYYAKDAKSLIFDEVDLSDASVAETSTKNINNSFTVITPFRKLMLCAESRKEMEDWISALKSVQKWETYEASQFNMEHFSGMHNWYACSHARPTFCNVCREALPGVTSHGLSCEVCKFKAHKRCAVRSTNNCKWTTLASIGNDIIEDEEGVSMPHQWLEGNLPVSAKCLVCDKNCGSVRRLQDWRCLWCKAIVHNSCKEQLGKVCPLGQFKVSIIPPTALNSIDSDGFWNATSSSCTSPLLVLVNSKSGDNQGVKFLRRFKQLLNPAQVLDLMNGGPQLGLRLFQKFETFRILVCGGDGSVGWVLSELDTLGLHKQCQLGVLPLGTGNDLARVLGWGGLCDDDAQLLQVLEKLERATTKMLDRWCVMTYEVPTKHTAAIIKEEDASDCPLQITQYADSVATHLTKILDSDKHSDVISSAKFLCGTINDFVGAVGKAYERATENKEEADLMAKKCALLNEKLESLVKALSDDANAQLVPAGSISPEEGDTDQSKSFRSREQLMLRANSLKKALRQIIDQAEKVVDEQNRHTQVQRMSSSTMKRGSIEDLKEAESRQTTLSPTATTSILLEKSESFSNVLFSEDSVQCTEKCVMNNYFGIGLDAKISLEFNNKRDEHPKKCSSRTKNMMWYGVLGTKELVQKTYKNLEQRVQLECDGVPMSLPSLQGLAVLNIPSYAGGINFWGGTKEDNNFGAPSFDDKKLEVVAVFGSMQMAMSRVINIQHHRIAQCRQVKITILGDEGVPVQVDGEAWIQPPGIVKIIHKNRAQMLTRDRAFESTLKSWEDKRKGDSRPSRPRLNSQQSMEYLTEEECAQVQQLGLVADILINRIREVAKSHKVVEQELAHAVNASAAVLSEAFPSKPSSPEGLSRSTAVDIVNSSKILQQETKMLLEGRLLVRDLESSQKEELLSTVDSLSTELHKLEDIHWICPSMHCSEEESSRVSGKSSMKLKIMPKGKKEREKLHKQRSNSSLSGTWDIKGVCDVDPAGN; this is encoded by the exons ATGAGTAGAGGCTTAAAGGGACCCATCATGCCCAGACTTTGTTCAGGAGATACGTGCTGCTTTGCTCCGTTCTTGTTTGGCTGTGATGGGGCCAGGCAGGGAGATGTCGGACGTTTGAGAGAAGAAGACTTTTTAGAAACTTCATCGAGCAGTTCAGGAAGAACGACAggagaaagacagacaaacgGCACTAGCATCTGCTCAGAG aaGAGTGTAAAGGAGGGACTTCTATTGAAACAGACCAGTTCTTTCCAGAGATGGAAGAGGAGATATTTCAAACTGCGAGGCAGGACTCTTTACTATGCCAAAGATGCAAAG TCTCTCATATTTGATGAGGTCGACCTCTCAGATGCCAGTGTGGCCGAAACCAGCACCAAGAACATCAATAACAGTTTCACA GTTATCACTCCATTCCGTAAGTTGATGTTGTGTGCAGAGAGCAGGAAGGAGATGGAAGACTGGATCAGTGCTCTAAAGTCCGTGCAGAAATGGGAGACTTACGAG GCCAGTCAGTTTAACATGGAGCATTTTTCCGGGATGCATAACTGGTACGCCTGCTCTCACGCTCGCCCAACCTTCTGCAATGTGTGTCGAGAGGCTCTGCCCGGGGTCACCTCTCATGGCCTTTCATGTGAag TGTGCAAATTTAAAGCCCACAAACGATGTGCCGTAAGATCCACAAACAACTGTAAGTGGACCACTTTGGCCTCCATAGGAAATGACATCATCGAAGATGAGGAGGGA GTGTCTATGCCACATCAGTGGCTGGAGGGGAACTTGCCGGTCAGTGCTAAGTGTTTGGTGTGCGACAAAAATTGCGGTAGCGTTCGTCGACTGCAGGACTGGCGCTGCCTCTGGTGCAAGGCCATT GTACATAACAGCTGCAAGGAGCAGTTGGGGAAGGTTTGTCCTCTGGGTCAGTTTAAAGTCTCCATAATCCCACCCACTGCACTTAACAGCATTGACTCTGACG GCTTCTGGAACGCCACAAGTTCGTCCTGCACGAGTCCTCTGCTGGTGCTGGTGAACAGTAAGAGTGGTGATAATCAGGGCGTTAAGTTCCTGCGAAGGTTTAAGCAGCTTCTGAACCCAGCACAGGTCCTCGACCTCATGAACGGTGGCCCACAGCTGGG GCTACGTCTCTTCCAGAAGTTTGAGACTTTCCGTATTCTGGTCTGTGGTGGAGATGGGAGTGTGGGCTGGGTTCTGTCTGAGCTAGACACACTTGGCTTACACAAACAG TGCCAGTTGGGCGTGTTGCCGTTGGGCACAGGAAATGACCTGGCGCGTGTGCTGGGCTGGGGAGGGCTTTGCGACGACGATGCTCAGCTGCTGCAGGTTCTGGAGAAACTGGAGAGAGCAACCACCAAGATGCTGGACAG ATGGTGTGTGATGACCTATGAAGTCCCCACCAAACACACTGCTGCAATCATAAAGGAGGAGGATGCATCAGACTGCCCCCTACAG ATTACACAATATGCTGATTCTGTTGCCACTCACTTGACCAAAATCCTGGACTCAGACAAACACAGTGACGTGATATCATCTGCTAA GTTTCTGTGTGGGACGATTAATGATTTTGTGGGTGCGGTCGGCAAAGCTTACGAACGAGCCACAGAGAATAAAGAAGAAGCTGATCTAATGGCAAAAAAG TGTGCTTTGCTGAATGAAAAGTTGGAATCTCTGGTAAAGGCTCTGAGCGACGATGCTAATGCCCAGCTGGTGCCGGCCGGGTCCATCTCACCAGAGGAGGGCGACACTGATCAGTCCAAATCCTTCAGATCAAGAGAGCAGCTGATGTTGAGGGCCAACAGCCTGAAGAAAGCACTCAGACAAATCATAGACCAAGCCGAAAAAG TGGTGGATGAGCAGAACAGACACACTCAGGTGCAGAGAATGTCATCTTCAACAATGAAAAGAGGCAGCATTGAGGATCTCAAAGAGGCGGAGTCAC GTCAAACCACATTGAGTCCAACTGCCACAACCTCTATTTTATTGGAGAAGTCAGAGAGCTTCAGCAATGTGCTTTTCTCTGAAGATTCTGT GCAGTGCACAGAGAAGTGTGTGATGAATAACTATTTCGGCATTGGGCTGGATGCCAAAATATCTCTAGAATTCAACAACAAGAGAGACGAGCACCCCAAAAAGTGCAG CAGTCGCACTAAAAACATGATGTGGTACGGAGTTCTAGGAACCAAAGAACTAGTGCAGAAAACCTACAAGAACCTGGAACAAAgagttcagctggag tGTGATGGAGTGCCCATGTCCCTGCCGAGTCTTCAGGGTCTTGCTGTCTTAAACATCCCCAGCTATGCAGGAGGAATTAATTTCTGGGGTGGCACCAAAGAGGACAAC AATTTTGGGGCTCCGTCATTTGATGATAAGAAGCTGGAGGTGGTGGCTGTGTTTGGCAGTATGCAGATGGCCATGTCTCGAGTCATCAACATACAGCATCACCGCATCGCCCAG TGTCGGCAGGTGAAGATCACCATCCTGGGGGATGAAGGTGTACCTGTGCAGGTGGATGGAGAGGCCTGGATTCAGCCGCCTGGCATTGTTAAAATCATCCACAAGAATCGTGCCCAGATGCTTACCAGAGACAGG GCATTCGAGAGCACGCTGAAATCATGGGAGGACAAACGCAAAGGTGACAGCCGGCCTTCACGCCCTCGACTGAACTCCCAGCAGTCAATGGAGTATCTAACAGAGGAAGAATGTGCTCAGGTTCAGCAGCTGGGCTTAGTGGCCGACATACTCATCaacag AATACGCGAGGTGGCTAAAAGTCATAAGGTTGTGGAGCAGGAGCTCGCTCATGCTGTCAATGCCAGTGCTGCGGTTTTAAGCGAAGCATTTCCCTCCAAACCCTCCAGCCCTGAG GGTTTGAGTCGCAGTACAGCAGTAGACATTGTCAACAGCAGTAAAATCCTTCAGCAAGAGACCAAGATGCTGTTGGAAGGAAGACTACTGGTGAGAGAC TTGGAGAGCTCTCAGAAAGAGGAGCTTCTTTCCACGGTGGACAGTCTCAGCACCGAGTTACACAAGTTGGAGGATATTCACTGGATCTGTCCAAGCATGCACTGCTCTGAGGAG GAATCGTCCCGTGTAAGTGGAAAAAGCAGTATGAAGCTGAAAATAATGCCCAAggggaagaaagagagagagaagttgCATAAGCAGCGGTCTAACAGCTCTCTGTCAG GTACATGGGACATCAAGGGGGTGTGTGATGTAGATCCTGCAGGCAACTGA
- the si:dkey-172j4.3 gene encoding diacylglycerol kinase delta isoform X3 yields MSRGLKGPIMPRLCSGDTCCFAPFLFGCDGARQGDVGRLREEDFLETSSSSSGRTTGERQTNGTSICSEKSVKEGLLLKQTSSFQRWKRRYFKLRGRTLYYAKDAKSLIFDEVDLSDASVAETSTKNINNSFTVITPFRKLMLCAESRKEMEDWISALKSVQKWETYEASQFNMEHFSGMHNWYACSHARPTFCNVCREALPGVTSHGLSCEVCKFKAHKRCAVRSTNNCKWTTLASIGNDIIEDEEGVSMPHQWLEGNLPVSAKCLVCDKNCGSVRRLQDWRCLWCKAIVHNSCKEQLGKVCPLGQFKVSIIPPTALNSIDSDGFWNATSSSCTSPLLVLVNSKSGDNQGVKFLRRFKQLLNPAQVLDLMNGGPQLGLRLFQKFETFRILVCGGDGSVGWVLSELDTLGLHKQCQLGVLPLGTGNDLARVLGWGGLCDDDAQLLQVLEKLERATTKMLDRWCVMTYEVPTKHTAAIIKEEDASDCPLQITQYADSVATHLTKILDSDKHSDVISSAKFLCGTINDFVGAVGKAYERATENKEEADLMAKKCALLNEKLESLVKALSDDANAQLVPAGSISPEEGDTDQSKSFRSREQLMLRANSLKKALRQIIDQAEKVVDEQNRHTQVQRMSSSTMKRGSIEDLKEAESRQTTLSPTATTSILLEKSESFSNVLFSEDSVQCTEKCVMNNYFGIGLDAKISLEFNNKRDEHPKKCSSRTKNMMWYGVLGTKELVQKTYKNLEQRVQLECDGVPMSLPSLQGLAVLNIPSYAGGINFWGGTKEDNNFGAPSFDDKKLEVVAVFGSMQMAMSRVINIQHHRIAQCRQVKITILGDEGVPVQVDGEAWIQPPGIVKIIHKNRAQMLTRDRAFESTLKSWEDKRKGDSRPSRPRLNSQQSMEYLTEEECAQVQQLGLVADILINRIREVAKSHKVVEQELAHAVNASAAVLSEAFPSKPSSPEGLSRSTAVDIVNSSKILQQETKMLLEGRLLQLESSQKEELLSTVDSLSTELHKLEDIHWICPSMHCSEEESSRVSGKSSMKLKIMPKGKKEREKLHKQRSNSSLSGTWDIKGVCDVDPAGN; encoded by the exons ATGAGTAGAGGCTTAAAGGGACCCATCATGCCCAGACTTTGTTCAGGAGATACGTGCTGCTTTGCTCCGTTCTTGTTTGGCTGTGATGGGGCCAGGCAGGGAGATGTCGGACGTTTGAGAGAAGAAGACTTTTTAGAAACTTCATCGAGCAGTTCAGGAAGAACGACAggagaaagacagacaaacgGCACTAGCATCTGCTCAGAG aaGAGTGTAAAGGAGGGACTTCTATTGAAACAGACCAGTTCTTTCCAGAGATGGAAGAGGAGATATTTCAAACTGCGAGGCAGGACTCTTTACTATGCCAAAGATGCAAAG TCTCTCATATTTGATGAGGTCGACCTCTCAGATGCCAGTGTGGCCGAAACCAGCACCAAGAACATCAATAACAGTTTCACA GTTATCACTCCATTCCGTAAGTTGATGTTGTGTGCAGAGAGCAGGAAGGAGATGGAAGACTGGATCAGTGCTCTAAAGTCCGTGCAGAAATGGGAGACTTACGAG GCCAGTCAGTTTAACATGGAGCATTTTTCCGGGATGCATAACTGGTACGCCTGCTCTCACGCTCGCCCAACCTTCTGCAATGTGTGTCGAGAGGCTCTGCCCGGGGTCACCTCTCATGGCCTTTCATGTGAag TGTGCAAATTTAAAGCCCACAAACGATGTGCCGTAAGATCCACAAACAACTGTAAGTGGACCACTTTGGCCTCCATAGGAAATGACATCATCGAAGATGAGGAGGGA GTGTCTATGCCACATCAGTGGCTGGAGGGGAACTTGCCGGTCAGTGCTAAGTGTTTGGTGTGCGACAAAAATTGCGGTAGCGTTCGTCGACTGCAGGACTGGCGCTGCCTCTGGTGCAAGGCCATT GTACATAACAGCTGCAAGGAGCAGTTGGGGAAGGTTTGTCCTCTGGGTCAGTTTAAAGTCTCCATAATCCCACCCACTGCACTTAACAGCATTGACTCTGACG GCTTCTGGAACGCCACAAGTTCGTCCTGCACGAGTCCTCTGCTGGTGCTGGTGAACAGTAAGAGTGGTGATAATCAGGGCGTTAAGTTCCTGCGAAGGTTTAAGCAGCTTCTGAACCCAGCACAGGTCCTCGACCTCATGAACGGTGGCCCACAGCTGGG GCTACGTCTCTTCCAGAAGTTTGAGACTTTCCGTATTCTGGTCTGTGGTGGAGATGGGAGTGTGGGCTGGGTTCTGTCTGAGCTAGACACACTTGGCTTACACAAACAG TGCCAGTTGGGCGTGTTGCCGTTGGGCACAGGAAATGACCTGGCGCGTGTGCTGGGCTGGGGAGGGCTTTGCGACGACGATGCTCAGCTGCTGCAGGTTCTGGAGAAACTGGAGAGAGCAACCACCAAGATGCTGGACAG ATGGTGTGTGATGACCTATGAAGTCCCCACCAAACACACTGCTGCAATCATAAAGGAGGAGGATGCATCAGACTGCCCCCTACAG ATTACACAATATGCTGATTCTGTTGCCACTCACTTGACCAAAATCCTGGACTCAGACAAACACAGTGACGTGATATCATCTGCTAA GTTTCTGTGTGGGACGATTAATGATTTTGTGGGTGCGGTCGGCAAAGCTTACGAACGAGCCACAGAGAATAAAGAAGAAGCTGATCTAATGGCAAAAAAG TGTGCTTTGCTGAATGAAAAGTTGGAATCTCTGGTAAAGGCTCTGAGCGACGATGCTAATGCCCAGCTGGTGCCGGCCGGGTCCATCTCACCAGAGGAGGGCGACACTGATCAGTCCAAATCCTTCAGATCAAGAGAGCAGCTGATGTTGAGGGCCAACAGCCTGAAGAAAGCACTCAGACAAATCATAGACCAAGCCGAAAAAG TGGTGGATGAGCAGAACAGACACACTCAGGTGCAGAGAATGTCATCTTCAACAATGAAAAGAGGCAGCATTGAGGATCTCAAAGAGGCGGAGTCAC GTCAAACCACATTGAGTCCAACTGCCACAACCTCTATTTTATTGGAGAAGTCAGAGAGCTTCAGCAATGTGCTTTTCTCTGAAGATTCTGT GCAGTGCACAGAGAAGTGTGTGATGAATAACTATTTCGGCATTGGGCTGGATGCCAAAATATCTCTAGAATTCAACAACAAGAGAGACGAGCACCCCAAAAAGTGCAG CAGTCGCACTAAAAACATGATGTGGTACGGAGTTCTAGGAACCAAAGAACTAGTGCAGAAAACCTACAAGAACCTGGAACAAAgagttcagctggag tGTGATGGAGTGCCCATGTCCCTGCCGAGTCTTCAGGGTCTTGCTGTCTTAAACATCCCCAGCTATGCAGGAGGAATTAATTTCTGGGGTGGCACCAAAGAGGACAAC AATTTTGGGGCTCCGTCATTTGATGATAAGAAGCTGGAGGTGGTGGCTGTGTTTGGCAGTATGCAGATGGCCATGTCTCGAGTCATCAACATACAGCATCACCGCATCGCCCAG TGTCGGCAGGTGAAGATCACCATCCTGGGGGATGAAGGTGTACCTGTGCAGGTGGATGGAGAGGCCTGGATTCAGCCGCCTGGCATTGTTAAAATCATCCACAAGAATCGTGCCCAGATGCTTACCAGAGACAGG GCATTCGAGAGCACGCTGAAATCATGGGAGGACAAACGCAAAGGTGACAGCCGGCCTTCACGCCCTCGACTGAACTCCCAGCAGTCAATGGAGTATCTAACAGAGGAAGAATGTGCTCAGGTTCAGCAGCTGGGCTTAGTGGCCGACATACTCATCaacag AATACGCGAGGTGGCTAAAAGTCATAAGGTTGTGGAGCAGGAGCTCGCTCATGCTGTCAATGCCAGTGCTGCGGTTTTAAGCGAAGCATTTCCCTCCAAACCCTCCAGCCCTGAG GGTTTGAGTCGCAGTACAGCAGTAGACATTGTCAACAGCAGTAAAATCCTTCAGCAAGAGACCAAGATGCTGTTGGAAGGAAGACTACTG CAGTTGGAGAGCTCTCAGAAAGAGGAGCTTCTTTCCACGGTGGACAGTCTCAGCACCGAGTTACACAAGTTGGAGGATATTCACTGGATCTGTCCAAGCATGCACTGCTCTGAGGAG GAATCGTCCCGTGTAAGTGGAAAAAGCAGTATGAAGCTGAAAATAATGCCCAAggggaagaaagagagagagaagttgCATAAGCAGCGGTCTAACAGCTCTCTGTCAG GTACATGGGACATCAAGGGGGTGTGTGATGTAGATCCTGCAGGCAACTGA